Genomic DNA from Candidatus Ancaeobacter aquaticus:
CCTAAACAATAAAAGCATCGAAGGTGCCTTCGGCACTTTTACTTTCCTGCTATCAACATCATTAACCTTGAGCCTAAACAATAAAAGCATCGAAGGTGCCTTCGGCACTTTTACTTTCCTGCTACCAACATCATTAACCTTGAGCCTAAACAATAAAAGCATCGAAGATGCCGTAGATGCCGTAGATGTTGAAGATGCTATTGAAAACGAGTTTCAATAATCACACAGAGGGGTATTTCTGTCAATATTTAGTTTGATTAGTTGGTAACAAGTAAAAAAACATGGGGACAAGGAAAGATTCGCAGGACTGAAGCCCTGCCCTACATAATCCCTTTTACTCAAGGTTAGGATAATTCTTTGCGACCTTCCATTGCACGGGTAATGGTAATATCATTGGCAAATTCTAGTGAACCGCCAACAGGTAGTCCGTATGCTATACGAGATACGATCAGATCATTACTATTATTCTTTAATACTTTTGCTAGGTACAATGCTGTTGCTTCACCTTCAATATCTGCTCCGGTCGCAATAATTACTTCTCTTGGTTTCGTGGAATTAATGCGACAAACAAGTTGATCGATCTTTATGTGTTCAGGACCGATACCTTTTAAGGGAGATATCTTCCCCATAAGAACATGATATACACCTGCAAAACTCCTTGTACGCTCTAAAGCGATAATATCTTTTGTGTCTTCTACAACACATAGCTTTTCTTTATCTCGTACAGGATCAGTACATATCATACAGGGATCAACTTCACTGATATTGTTACACTGTGAACATTGACAGATTTTTTCTTTTACATCGGTTATTGCATCAGATAATCGTTCAGCTTGTTCTTTTGAAGTATCATTAATAAAGAGTGCTAACCGTTCAGCAGTTCTATTACCTATGCCGGGAAGTTTCCCAAACTCTTCAATAAGTTTTGTAATCGATTCAGGATAAATCATGAGCTTCGCTCACTTTACTTTTTTAATATTATTTGTTCTCAGTGTTCGGTTATCGCAAAACGATTTCAATATTAATAATAAAACTGATCGCGTCAGCCACCAAAACCAGGTAGGTTA
This window encodes:
- the recR gene encoding recombination mediator RecR, which codes for MIYPESITKLIEEFGKLPGIGNRTAERLALFINDTSKEQAERLSDAITDVKEKICQCSQCNNISEVDPCMICTDPVRDKEKLCVVEDTKDIIALERTRSFAGVYHVLMGKISPLKGIGPEHIKIDQLVCRINSTKPREVIIATGADIEGEATALYLAKVLKNNSNDLIVSRIAYGLPVGGSLEFANDITITRAMEGRKELS